GCCGAGAACGCTGAGCGGCGTGTCGCAACTCGAAGGTGCTTGAAAGCCCGCCTCGATTCGTCTATCCGTCTACTCGCCCTCCTCCTCTTCTTCCGTTTACGGATTTCCTCGGAGCTGTTCGTGACCAACTCTTCTCGTAACCGAAACCCCAACGGCAATCGCAACCGCCGTAACGCCGCGCCGCCCCGCCGCATTCCATGGACGGCCCTCATGCTCCTCGCGGTCCTCATCGCGTCGATCGCGTACATCTGGCGCCCTTGGCAGCCTCGTCAACAGCAAGGCTCGACGGCCTTGTGGGAAACGACGCAAGGCGGCTTCAAGGCGATCAACCTCGGGCTCGATTTGCAAGGCGGCCTGCGCGTCGCGCTCGTCCCCGACAAGGCGAACTTCACGCGTGACGACCTGGAGAAGATCAAGACGGTCGTGGAGAACCGCATCAACGCCCTCGGCGTCGCCGAGCCCGTCGTGCAGATTCAAGGCAGCGAGCGCGTCATCGTGGAGCTTCCCGGCCTTTCGACCGAGCAGCAGGAAAACGCTCGCAAGGTCATCGGTCAGACGGCCGTGCTGGAGTTCCGCATGGTGAAGGACGGCGCGCAACCCAAAACGGACGTCGCGCAAACCGATCCGAACTCGCAAGGCTTCTCGCTGTCCGATCTCGGTCCCGTAGAAGCCACGGGTGAGATCGTCGCGAGCGCCGCGCCCGCCACCGATCCCAACTCGGGCCGTTGGGTCGTGACCTTCCAGACGACGAGCAAGGGCGCCAACCAACTGCTCACGTTCACTCGCAAGAACGTCGGCAAGCTCATGGCGATCGTCCTCGACAACAAGATCCAGAGCGTCGCGACGATTCAAGAGCAGTTGTCCACCAACGTTCAGATCACCGGTAACTTCACGTCGCAGGACGCGACGAACCTCGCGCTCGTCTTGCGTTCGGGCTCGCTGCCCGTGCCGATCACCATCGCCGAGCAACGTGAAATCGGCCCCACGCTGGGCGCGGACGCCATTCGGAGCGGCACGATCGCCGCGATCATCGGCATCGTCCTCGTGTTCGCGTTGCTGTTCTTCTACTACGGCTTCTGGTTCGGCCTCGTCGGCGCGCTCGGCCTGCTGTTCTCGGCGATCGTGATTCTCGGCATGCTCGGAGGTCTCGGCGCGGTCCTCACGCTGCCCGGCATCGCGGGTCTCATCCTCACGATCGGCGCGGCCGTGGACGGCAACGTCATTTCCTTCGAGCGCATCAAGGAAGAGCTTCGCCGCGGCAAGGGCATCAAGGGAGCCGTCCAGGCGGGCTACGGTCACTCGTTCTGGACGATCTTCGACGTGAACCTCTCGCACCTTTTGGTCGCGCTCGCGCTGTACAACTACTCGACGGGGCCGGTGCGCGGTTTCGCGGTCATCCTCGCGATCGGGGTCGTCGCGTCGACCTTCTCGAACCTCGTGTTCGCGAAGTGGCTGATGGAAGTCTTCTCGAGGCGCCGCGAACTCAAGGCGCCGATGTGGTTCGCGACGCCGAACTTCAACTTCTTGAAGATCGCCCCCATCGTCACGACCGCCTCGATCCTCCTCGCGGTCGCCGGGTGCGGCGTGATGCTCGCCAAGGGCTTCCAATTCGGCGTGGACTTCACGTCGGGCACGGCGTTCACGCTTCGCACGAACGCCGGGGTGAGCGTCGAACAGGTGCGCGCGAAGATCGGCGAGGCGGCCATTCAAGGCGTCGCGCCCGCCAGCGCGACCATTCAAGCGTCGGTCAATCCGGCGGTGCCCGGGACGTCCTTCATCGTGAAGGTGCCGCAAGTCAACGACGCGCAACGCGAAAATCTCCGCTCGCAATTCCAAGAGTTGCCGGGC
This genomic window from Deinococcus yavapaiensis KR-236 contains:
- the secD gene encoding protein translocase subunit SecD translates to MTNSSRNRNPNGNRNRRNAAPPRRIPWTALMLLAVLIASIAYIWRPWQPRQQQGSTALWETTQGGFKAINLGLDLQGGLRVALVPDKANFTRDDLEKIKTVVENRINALGVAEPVVQIQGSERVIVELPGLSTEQQENARKVIGQTAVLEFRMVKDGAQPKTDVAQTDPNSQGFSLSDLGPVEATGEIVASAAPATDPNSGRWVVTFQTTSKGANQLLTFTRKNVGKLMAIVLDNKIQSVATIQEQLSTNVQITGNFTSQDATNLALVLRSGSLPVPITIAEQREIGPTLGADAIRSGTIAAIIGIVLVFALLFFYYGFWFGLVGALGLLFSAIVILGMLGGLGAVLTLPGIAGLILTIGAAVDGNVISFERIKEELRRGKGIKGAVQAGYGHSFWTIFDVNLSHLLVALALYNYSTGPVRGFAVILAIGVVASTFSNLVFAKWLMEVFSRRRELKAPMWFATPNFNFLKIAPIVTTASILLAVAGCGVMLAKGFQFGVDFTSGTAFTLRTNAGVSVEQVRAKIGEAAIQGVAPASATIQASVNPAVPGTSFIVKVPQVNDAQRENLRSQFQELPGGQIQAVDTVGASVGEELRDQTIRAVLLGLALILIYVTFRFDLAFGLGSVVAVAHDVAIVMGLYALLNLEFNINTVAAVLTLIGYSLNDSIIVSDRIRENLRLMRGRPYAEIVNISINQTLSRTIMTSVATMLPLVSLLIIGGPVLRDFSLALLVGILVGTYSSIYIVAPMVVYYENWRANRRAAAKPTAKA